The following are from one region of the Pseudobacteriovorax antillogorgiicola genome:
- a CDS encoding helix-turn-helix domain-containing protein, producing MAGEQLTLGSFLRSIREGEEMTMVDFASELGISRSHLNDIEKGNKAVSPQKAVEYAQILGYSEQQFVRLALQDLLDRYELPYSVELSKNSRGL from the coding sequence AGCTTCCTTCGCTCTATTCGCGAGGGCGAAGAAATGACCATGGTCGATTTTGCTAGTGAGCTAGGAATATCTAGATCTCATCTGAATGATATTGAAAAGGGTAATAAAGCAGTAAGCCCTCAGAAAGCTGTAGAGTATGCTCAAATTTTGGGATACAGCGAGCAGCAGTTTGTTCGCTTAGCTCTTCAAGATCTTCTCGATCGTTACGAGCTACCGTATTCCGTAGAATTGAGTAAGAATAGTCGAGGATTGTAG